Below is a window of Drosophila miranda strain MSH22 chromosome 3, D.miranda_PacBio2.1, whole genome shotgun sequence DNA.
CACACTTTCTATAGGTTTTCCTTCGATTTCCCTcgcccgctgctgctgcggcaaGTTTTGGCAAATTAATTTCCAGCGGCGGCGAAACTTTTGCACAAAACTTGCGAAACTTTTTAACCCGCCACAAGCACCgcaagcagcggcagcggccaTAGCCAGAGTCATCTTAACGCTTTTACAGTTTTCCGACCTGTTTGCACGAAATTTAAATGGCCAAAAGCACCAACGGGGCGCCATTCCAGCGAGAGGGCTGAACCGCTTCCTGTTTGCCCTGAAAGTGCGGTTTTTGCTGCCTACCTTTTTACTTTTCAGCCTGCCACCCTCTGGCCTTGTTTCAATTGAAATATCTGCCCCCTAAAGAGGCACGCAGGCAGTGAACGGGGGATTGGGCCTGGGTTTGGGTTGTTTGCACAATTTGATAGATTGCTTAATAAGCTTAATTGATTCGCATTCGCGCTACAATTCTGAATTAATCAAGTTAAAATTTGACTCCCAGTAACTCAGCACTCCCCAGTGCCTTACCCAATCATCCGCATTGGGGCTCGGAAAAATCAACATTTTTAAGGTCTAATTGCCTGCTTGGCGAAAAGCACCGAAAAATACACAATATTAACAAGAGAGTAGGCCGTTGTTGGAGGGTTACGACAAGGAGATACCTTGGAATTTCTGGAGGGTAGCAGAATTGTGGGAGAATGTGGGATAATCGATACATAATGATACATCATACGGATAGTACCACTAAATAGTTCCATTAAAAACACATTTACAGAAGAGACTTGaatcgtacatatgtatgacgTACCCATAACTTATCAATTTAGACATTCGGTCGtaaaacccaaaaaaaaagtgCAATTAAATACAATTACCAGAAATTCGAATTTCATCCAAATATGCATCAACAAATTCATAAAAACCGGTCGATCCTCAAAACACCATGACACGAGATTTGAATATCTAGAGATTACATATGTTGGAAACATTTAAGTAAAAAAAACTTTGTTTTTGCAAATTCCACATTTTTGAATTTGTAAATCGAAATGAAAATATGAACTTTTTTAGGGTTTTTTCTCCGTGTGTAGGCGTAGCAGTTATAGTGTAGTATTTTCAGGAATATTATCCATTTTCTAGTCTCTATTGGCTGTTACATACCTCAACCACAGGCTCAATATACCCCGAAAACACAGCAGATATTTCTGAAGTACAGACAAACAAAGTAGCAGATGGGTGGATAGCGTAGGGTGAGGGGCATGGGATTTTCTACAACTTAAATGGCCGTCTAATTTGTGGGGCTTACACAATAATTACACCTTTGGCTGGGGATTCGAGGGATTCGGGAAGCAAGGGCCACTTTCGTGTGTCTGGGCCCGGGCGATGGCGATTCAAAGTAATTGGCTTTGAGAGCATCAGCTGCCATGGCATCCGCTAATTCTCACTCCTTTTGGGTTTATCGTTTGCTAACGAGAGATGATTCCTGGTTTATCCCCACACAGATATCCCCGTTGTGAGCCTGGAGCTGGGCACCAACTCTCTGAATGCTACGCTGCGCGAGGGCATCGATGTCTTCTTCGAGTGCAACATCAAGTCGAATCCGTGGATCTACAAAGTCAGTTGGCGGCACAATGTAAGTGGAAATGAGGGAGATATCCGATTTCGCCAATAAGTAGATGGAATAATGGTATTTCTCAAGTGCTGTTGCGACTACAACATGAACATGCTTTGAACAgtaatttttaaataaaaataaataaatcgaATAAAAAGAGGAAATAAACTCTTCGGTTCATTCACTGAATAATCATctgcggaaaacttttccttttttgttgctgccttAAACACCATATTATTATTGTAATTCTCATTATATTTCCCCCATAAATTACCTTCTGCTGGGGGCTGGATCTGTAATTGTTGCATatttcaggtgtgccacaaaAATTGAATTCTAAAACGAAAATTGAATGCCACCCACACCGGCACATATAGAATTTGTTACTGAATTATCCCCCGCACTTGGGAAATTTATGCAGCCGGATGCCTAATTTATTCCGGCTTCCTCAATCAGCCGCacggccactgccactgccgttGCCAAGGGCATGCATCGTTCAACCGTTCAATGTTCAACGTATGCGGGGTGCCACATAAAAGTGTTATTAGCCTgagaaattaaatttatttcaatTCCCGGCAGTTATCCGTAAATTGAATTTCGATTTCACATTTTGCACATTTTCAATTTGCGCTTTCCATTATCCCGACTAAAATTTCCCCTCGCTTTTTGCCTTCGTTTCTCCCGCAGGGTGCCATCCTAGCCAACAATCCCGCCGAAGGCATCGCCGTGTCCAACCAGAGTTTGGTGCTGCAGAACGCCAGCCGGGCCCGTAGCGGCATCTACACCTGTGTGGGGAGCAACCGGGAGGGCGACGGCGAGAGCAATTCCGTCCAGCTGGACATACGATGTGAGTAGTCGTAGTCCCTGAAGGACTGGAGTGAATTAATTAAAGGCCCGAACAAAGTGTTAATTTGCATAACATCTTAATCAAAAAGGAATTGCCATTTTTGTGATTGCAATTTGTATCAAACACGTTGCACAATGCAATTACATCACAGTCGAGGGACTTGTCTGACTTATCCTATATCTTTTTGCCTGTCAGGGACGACAAATTGCATCggataaataaaataaatcaattaAATGGCATACCAGTTGTCCGCAGTTGGCCAGAATGTTGTTGTTGAAACAATtcctttaaatatttaatgccATCCCAGAAGCAAAAGCAGAATCAACTTCTGGATCTCTCTGGTTGCAGCCGTCGAATGTTTTGCTTTAATTATGCAAATTTCTTGCCAATTCAATTTCATCTTTCGATTCCTGTACCTTTTGCAGTTGCACCTGTCTGCCGTGGCGGCCAGAGGACAACTTACAGCTCCGGGCGCCACGAGACGGTGAAGGTGGCCTGCGAGATCGATGCCAATCCCATGGAGGCCACCTACGTGTGGAAGTTTAATGCCAGCCAGGGCGAAACCGTGGACATACCCGCCTCCCAGGTGGCCGTGGACAGGGGCAGGAGCATCGCCCACTACACGCCCATGACGGAGAATGTAAGTGCCACATCCGCATTTCCCCAACCCCTCTTGTACTTTTAGGGGTCATATAAATCAGCCCTTCGCTGGGGTAGAGAGTGGAGGCGGACACATAATTTTCCAAACGAGTTGCGGTTTTGAATTTTCAATTAAGACTGAAGAGACGAGTGTCGCCATCGGCCATCGGCCAACGGTGTTGCATGTTACATTTTGCATGCATAAATTAAGCCAACGAAATGCATTGTCACTCAACCGGCACTACGGCTACCTGCTCCTGCTCATCCGTGTCCTTCTTTGCTTTTCCAGGACTACGGAACACTGTTGTGTTGGGCCACCAACGAGATTGGCGATCAAAGCGACCCCTGCGTGTACACAATAGTCCCTGCAGGTGAGTGTTGCATCCCTCTTCTTGGGGCACGGGGGTAAGGGAGTGCCATCCGCATTTCATTTTGGTTCTGTTTTTGCTTATGCTTTTGTTATTCCTGGGGGGATGACTCCCTTCTGTGCTTATTTGCCGATGACTTTTGCACTTTTGGCCATTTTGGAACTCCGTCCGGGATTAGACGGGAGCTGTGGCATATTGATTCTCGAGGCTTCAAAGCAGAAATATTGGGGGATATGCAATTTGCTGGCTCGTTGTTGATCTCCTATGCTATGCTGTGTGTCTCAGCAAGAATAATGGAAATAATCGAAATAATCGTTGGAttttctgctctcttttttctttctgtgtgtgttttcccCGTCATAGGCGAACCGGATCCGTTGCTAAATTGCACGGTACTCAATCAGACATCGACGGGCTTCCAAATCGAGTGCATCGAGGGCTTTGACGGTGGTCTGCAGCAGGACTTTATAATGGAGGTTTATGTGAATGGAACGACACGCAATCCAAAAGTTTCCCGACCAAAGTGAGTGGAGCAAATTTTAAAGGAAGAAGGAAGAAAGCAGAGAGAGAAGGAGGCATGGAGATGTGCATAGAGACATCGAAATGGACACAGAGCAATCAGAATCACACGCCGTGTGACTTTTGCATTACAACAAACCCAACGATGCGTGGCATTGGGCAGTGGGATGCTCTGGACATGACCATGTCCCATGAACCATTTCCCATTTCCTCTTTTCGAATGTGCATTTCCATGTGATGCCTCTTGGCTCTTGCCTCATGGCTCTTGGCTTTTTTTTGTGGTTATCGATTCGATTCCCCTTCCACGTTTTGCAGCCGACCGTACTTCGAGGTGAGCGGCCTAGTGCCCGGCATGGGCTACAATGTCTTCCTCATCGCCCAAAACAGCAAGGGACGGAGCAATGCGACCATTTTGCAGGTCTACACACTGAAGGATCCCGAAAAGCAGACGGGTGAGTGTCCTTAGGCAGGATCCTGGGTCCCCGCATTTGTCATTTCCCAAGGGGGAAATGGAACCAAAATTGAACCACAACTCGTGTGATGCGGGACTGTGTTTCTCTGTCTTCCGTTTCGTTTCGGCGAAGTGCCCTACGTACGTTTGAAAATTTTCTGCATGTCCTGAGTtccggctgctggctgctggttCGTTTTCTGGGTCCTGTTCTGCCTATAAATTAATTGACGCTGGTTTTGCATTTACTGCTCTTTCATTTGTCTTTTAATTTGCTTTAAATTCCCTCACTTCCGCCTTTGACACTGTTTTCTTTCCCTTTTTTGCTTTACGCTTTACgctttgttcttttttttattttttctttttctttatGTCTTCTTCTTCCTTTTCCCTATTTTGGCTTATTCTGTGGCATGCTTTCCAGTCAGAATCACATTTACAAAGTTCTATCAGGGTCGCAGGCCCACAACCACCGCGATGGCCACCACCAGCGACTGCATATGCGATGAGGAGGAGTTCCTTGGAGTGGGGAAGGGCAAGGGCTTGGGCCACGATGCGGGCACTGCAGTGCAGGAGCAGGATGAGGAGCAGGCAGAAGGTAGCGGTGGCACCTATTTCtcaattatattttattaaatcTAATTTctgttattatttgtattattttgaCTTTATTCAGTAGTTTTATTAATTTCTTGTATGTATATTTCTTAtcattatttatttgaatatatttttattttactgCACTTTTATAATATGCAATTTTTTATAGTTTTTTACTTTTGAATATTGAATATTGCTTTCTTGAGTATTTTTCCTCTGcatggaatctgtataattttcatttaaacacacacacataaatcCGGTGTTGAAGCGGgttttattattttctttACCGCATCATTCCACTTTCCGTATCGTTCCGTCCATTGTTTTTTCCATCTAGAAATGCTTCACATTCCAACACTGGAAGTGGACAGGAGGGACTGTGGGACACCGAGACACAAATTAGTAACCTTAACACTGGTGGGGCTTACAGTGGACCCTCATACGAGAGTAGGGCACACATGCAGCTCATTAAAGCGACACTAAATTTGAGGCACGTGCGGCTGGAACTGGCAACAACAGATATCTATATGCGGCAGAGCCAAAGGAAGAGCCAGGAACCAAGAATGGAATGTAGTTAGCAGCTCATAAAACAATGCCAGGACGAAggggcagagacagagagagaggcagggaCAGACATAGGAAAACAAGAAAGAACAACATTAGTGCCCGAAGCTGAAGATACTCTACTTCTATTAGCATATTAGCATACGAATAGATATACCCCTTAGAGATGTAACATGCCTCACAAACAGTTCGAAAATAGTGTTATAGCCTTTCTGAAAGAGCACTCCAGCAGGAGAGGAAAAGGAAAGAGTGTTCCGAGGGAGGGAGCACAACAATATAAAGAAATATGTATCCCGCGCTCATCCTACCATCTCTGGGGATCTCTTTCGCCCTCTTTTTTTCTCTCTTCCATTTTATCGCACACCCGCACCGCAGACCTGTCGCTGGCCTATGCACCCGTCATCGAGGACATCCGGCCTTTCCTGGGCATCCTAGCGGGCATTGTGGGCAGCGTGTTCCTGGTGGCACTCATCATTGTGATTGTGGTGCGAGTGCGCGGTTCAACGGGACGCGATCGCAATAATTACTCGCATCCAGGcagcggaggaggaggtggcACTGGCAGTGGCGCTACTGGCAGTGGCGGAATCGGAGGTCCTGGTGGCACCCCCgccaatggcaatggcagtcTGGGCCTCCTCGCGAGCAACAATAATGGAAGTCTGGGCATCGGCGGCACCCTTGCGCACAATGGCGGACAATCAGTGCAGGATATGCATCGCATCGGCAGGGAAACCTGCCACGTGACGAGCAGTCTGGATAGCATTGACAAGAATCCGGACATCATACCGCAAGGTGGGTTGGGTGAGTTCCACAGGTGCCCTGTGCCCCCATCGTCAATGGTCTCTAGccttttttctctctctctctcttgtctCTCTCCCATCCCATTTCTCTTGCAACAGATGGCCACGACGTGGACGATGAGTGGACAACGAAGGGTCACAGTCGCGCCTATGCCACGGCTGCCCTGGCCGAACAGAACGCCGTCATTACCTCCAGCACCTATGATCACCTGATGCCCACGTATGCGGTGGTCGACAAGAAGACCGGGGGCCCGCCTCCCGGCCATGGCCCCTATATACAGTATAATTCGCTTATACCCGTTAGCAAAATGGGCGCTTACGCCaatcaacatcagcagcagcaacagcagcatccacatccGCACCAGCATCAGCACCAGCTTCAGGGAGTGCCACACCAACAGAAGGTACGAGCCCACGAGCCCCTAATCCGCTCTTAGTCGGCGGACAAACATTTAACCTTTTAACCCGTACCACATGTGGCAGAGACTCATCTTAATTTATGACCCAATGAACAGCACAGGTTGGAACCCATCCCTCTCCTAAGGAGGGGTTGGGGTTTGGTATCGGGTCTCGGGTTAAGTGGTTTTTATAGCCAGTTTATTGTTTAAGCCACAATTGATGGGCAGCCGAATTCAATGGCATGCTTTGCTGATTGAAGTTGCCCCAAAAAACACTGAAAGAACTAGGTTTCATTGGAAATTAATGGCTTCTAGGGATAGCAAAATGTATATTTATCAGTATGTATTTTCTATATATATTTCTCTTTAGAAGCTGCTGTCATTTCAATGGCAGAACGCAGAAGAAATATTTCCAACGAACCTTGAAGAAATGCTCCCTGAAGGTCGCCCAGCGAaaagacaacaacaaaataatattcagagaaacagagagaagtagagaaaaagagagcGAAAAAACTATAATTTGAAAATCATTTAAGTAGAAATTTCTACTCTGTATGTAAGGCCCCGCCCACACTTACACGCCCAGTGGGAGCTTCCAagtcagcagcagctccaggaGCAAGAGCCACAGCTGCAGCAatataaattttccatttgcgaatttaataaaaataagtTGCAGGCGGACAGCAGAAGCAgtagaggcagcagcagcaacggacTCCAAAGCAGAAATGGGTACAAGGAAAACCAGAGAAAACGCTAAGGAGCCAAAGGATGCGCGCATCCTGATGTGCCTTGTGTGTAGCTCTGGCTCCGGTCTGGCCCTGGGTCTGGTTTAGCTGCTTCTGCACCAAAATGCAATAAGCGGCCAAGTGTTGAGGTTGGAAAGGAAAGTATGGGATGGCAGGACTTGGACCTGCGAATGTGGCAAGGGAAAGCCAGGAGTAGGAGTGGGAGTGAGAGTGGGGACAATGTTGGTTAGCTGTTGAAGGCAGACACATTACAAACAGGCGCTGCATATGGGGCGTTTCCCCGGAAAAACACTGCCAAACATCACTTCAAGTGAAGCCGATCGAAAACTTTAGTAATTATCTTTTAAAGCCAAAAGCAGGAAAGCGGGAAAGTGGGAATCCAATGCTGCGGACAGTCGTATTGATACGAGACCTTACCACCTGACAATTATCCAACTGATTGACGTTCCACACGAACTCGTATCTCAATCTATATCTATATCCTCTCGTTTTTTCAGACTGAACTAAGCTACAGCGATTTGACAGCTCCGATGGTGGGCAGTGCCGTGGGCGTCCAGCGTTTGGCACCGTACTGCAGCGCCACATTGGGCAGGCCAGGCCGGGGTCAGACGGAGCTGAAGCGGGCCGAACCGAATATCTACTCGCAGGTAAATGTCATGATGGATGATGAGATACTGGCCGACCTCCAGGCGGCCACAGCGACCGGTGGCAGCTATGTGGCCGGGGCTGTGGTGGACAATGTGGGCGGCCGTGGTGGCGCCTCCTGCTCCTCGGCTCTCTACCTACAAGGCTATGCCACGCGTGTGTAAGGGTTAGAGGGGGATCTGCCTCTTAAAtgatatgtttttttttgttttgatttttgtGTGTATTTTCGTTTAATAAACTTGAAGAGACCCTGGGACTCAAGTGTGTTTCCGTTTTAGTTCGGTTGCTGTGGCAAGTGCAAGCTGAAGCTGCAGCTGCAAGTGCGAGGACTTTTAATTACTTTTTACACAAAAGAGTCATAAGAAGAGAAAGGACCCTTCGGAAATCCATCAGATGCAACCCGAGACTGTGGCACAGACAGAGACACTCGTGGCAAATCAATAGAACGACAGCTGACACATGCCCCAAAGAGAGAAAAAAGAGAATGCaatgccagcagcagcagcatcagaaatattcctgaAAATTACGCATACGCACGGGTGTACGATACGGAATTGAAGAGAAGGCAAAGGAGGATTCTGTTAAATGCAGAGTGATTCTGTTCAGGAGCTTAGGAGTACAAAGGCAGAAGCTGTAATTCTGACAGATCTGTCAGATGATGAATGGGTAGGAACTAAACAGTTTAGAGCTTGAGGTATCTGTACGTTTATTTTTGTGTGCCTGAAACTCTCCGCAAGTTATGTTCCAATTGTCCAGCAAGGTTTTACAGAATATTCTTTGTCCTGTTTTCCTTCTTTCCTGCTTCCCCAGCTCACCCTACAATTATCGTAATGACTCAAATTATGGCCACAAGGTTCAATTGGCAGCACATGCACTTAAGTGGAACTTTCAGACATGGACCCGCAACAGGAGCACTACAGAACCTGCGAGGGTACAACAGTCCTGGGCCAACCATTTCCACCTAATGACATTGTTTGGCTTTATTGTCATTTATTGGAGAGTTTTACACGACATGCAGGAGTTTTGCCAACAGCAGCTTCCAACCACCCCCTTTCTGCTGTTGGCCGTTTGATTTTGACCCTTATTTTTATTGGCAATTATTTTAAATTCGATTAGGTAGTCTGTTGGTTCTGTTGGGTTAGAGTTTTGAGCACAGATTACTTTGTCATTAAAAGTGTGTGTAACCAGAAATTTAGTTAAAATTAACTTAAAGTTGAATGTTTGGCAGGAAAACCTATTTATAGGGAAATATTGAAATATGTAATCGATATGTACAGAAATGGAAACCTCGTTCGATATACAACAAAAATTGGCCAGATTATATAGAATAACTAGGTCTATAAGAGGTTTAGTTTCGAAATATCCTttaagtgcaacaaactataaTCATAGTTATTAATGATGCTGCAATTTTTTTCAAGTTCAATCCAATGAATGAGCAAATCTAGACCAAAGATATACCGTAATCGAACCGTCTACAATGTATTGCCTGTCGATTTTGTCTCAAATGCTTACCAATTTGGCCAACAACTTGTTCGGCCTTCATTAATTTCATTAAAAGCCATCCCATCGAGAGCGTTCAGGGAAGGACATAAAAGCAAGCCGTATGgcaatattttattattattattgtagTACCTTGCCGCACACAGGGAGGCAGGGTCAGAGGGGCACCACCGCAGAGTTGACGCTGGCCACAATATTGTATATGCGTGTGGCTAGCCACACACAGGAGTAAACAGCGAAGCAGAGGACTCCGCGAGAGTGGGCTTCGCTTTTCATTTCACCCCGTGACTAACCCTTGGGCCATATGTATATGAATCATCACATGACTAAAACCTCATTACCACTCTCTCCACACCACTCTCCTGCCCACACAGATCGATCTGGCACACCATCCCATGCCCATGTACTCCACCAGCCCGATGTTCGCCACGAACAGCACCATCACCGGAGTCACCATGTCACATCCATCACAAATGGCCACCTTCTCGccgacgccgccgccgcccatCTTCACACACAGCGTGATGACCGCCACTGGCGAAGGTGGACTTCTCCAACCGGTAACCTGCATGGGTCTTGTGGCAGCCACATCTTCGGGAGCGggacaacagcaacatcacCAGCACCAGACAACGCCAAATAACGGAAACGGAAGCATTGTCGGCGTCAATGTGGGCATGAGCCTTTATGGCAGCGATGTGGTAAGTGGCAGTTTGATGTACTCGTACTCTCGGAACCTGTCCAGGACTCCTTGCTGCTCCTTCCCCGGCTTCCCGCCCCTTGATGATAGCAGCACTCTCTCTTAATGTCCAAAACGTTGAAAGCATCAATATGCAAAGTGGATTTTCGGTGGCAAGGATTTTGAAGCAGGAAGCAGCAAGCAGGAAAGCATTTATCTTTGGCCCGATTTTGTTTTCGTTCTTTCGCCTTATAAATGGGGCAGCCGCTGGGGCAGAAAATGGCTTTTTGCGGTTCGCCTGATAAAAACCTGGCTAATAGAAAGGGCAGGGGAAAATAAAGGGTACTCGTATTCCCCTCTCAGATTATTTTCATTCCTTCCCACCAAACCCAAAAGTCCCATACAACTCCACTTTGTCTCCCGGTATATCTTCCATTACAATCGATTGGCCAGTGGAAGTCCAGTGGCCCTCGAGAGCAGAGCATCGGCAGGCGCCCATCGATCAACAGATGACTCAAATTCCAGGATTCATCCGCTCATCCACTCCCTGACAATGCAATTTTCTGGCAATCCATAACCCTTGATCCCCTTTTGCACAGACAACTTGAAACTCTGTCGAAAAAAGAACCGACGAAAATTCATTCATTCGGGGTTCCGAGTGCGGTAAATGACCTCGGAATGTGCCACAGAAATGACAGCCGcagaacaataaaaaaaatataataataataacagaAAA
It encodes the following:
- the LOC108160840 gene encoding uncharacterized protein LOC108160840 isoform X2 yields the protein MGQASLFCCHCCCLLVCLILSTLNGPAAGATRVRVSSSTTMTRNIEEENALLLLLAGPPVLSESIMGTVGQLPCNVTPPIYEDRVALVIWYKVGLKTPIYSVDTRDSNLALGTHWSDETYRERLSFHVEGRAGTLSIKSTTEDDTGEYRCRVDFQKSPTRNSKVNLTVIIPPESVIILDSKGATIKDHTLGPYNEGSAINITCVAIGGRPQPRVTWLHGNTIYKNASVGHSLSERRVGNILSLARLERRNLHMQLTCRAENNNLTTPIISSVVLDMNLRPLIVKLQGENRPLSAGNSYQLSCVVIGARPAPTITWWKGSSPMKSTHEIANPDGNMTTSVLTFTPTIDDRGKFLSCRAEQSMIPESGMEDGWKLDIYHIPVVSLELGTNSLNATLREGIDVFFECNIKSNPWIYKVSWRHNGAILANNPAEGIAVSNQSLVLQNASRARSGIYTCVGSNREGDGESNSVQLDIRFAPVCRGGQRTTYSSGRHETVKVACEIDANPMEATYVWKFNASQGETVDIPASQVAVDRGRSIAHYTPMTENDYGTLLCWATNEIGDQSDPCVYTIVPAGEPDPLLNCTVLNQTSTGFQIECIEGFDGGLQQDFIMEVYVNGTTRNPKVSRPNRPYFEVSGLVPGMGYNVFLIAQNSKGRSNATILQVYTLKDPEKQTVRITFTKFYQGRRPTTTAMATTSDCICDEEEFLGVGKGKGLGHDAGTAVQEQDEEQAEDLSLAYAPVIEDIRPFLGILAGIVGSVFLVALIIVIVVRVRGSTGRDRNNYSHPGSGGGGGTGSGATGSGGIGGPGGTPANGNGSLGLLASNNNGSLGIGGTLAHNGGQSVQDMHRIGRETCHVTSSLDSIDKNPDIIPQDGHDVDDEWTTKGHSRAYATAALAEQNAVITSSTYDHLMPTYAVVDKKTGGPPPGHGPYIQYNSLIPVSKMGAYANQHQQQQQQHPHPHQHQHQLQGVPHQQKTELSYSDLTAPMVGSAVGVQRLAPYCSATLGRPGRGQTELKRAEPNIYSQIDLAHHPMPMYSTSPMFATNSTITGVTMSHPSQMATFSPTPPPPIFTHSVMTATGEGGLLQPVTCMGLVAATSSGAGQQQHHQHQTTPNNGNGSIVGVNVGMSLYGSDVGKPQLLKTVPEEMHHQLNGEDVLIAQDRNHGTGTRF
- the LOC108160840 gene encoding uncharacterized protein LOC108160840 isoform X4, whose amino-acid sequence is MGQASLFCCHCCCLLVCLILSTLNGPAAGATRVRVSSSTTMTRNIEEENGPPVLSESIMGTVGQLPCNVTPPIYEDRVALVIWYKVGLKTPIYSVDTRDSNLALGTHWSDETYRERLSFHVEGRAGTLSIKSTTEDDTGEYRCRVDFQKSPTRNSKVNLTVIIPPESVIILDSKGATIKDHTLGPYNEGSAINITCVAIGGRPQPRVTWLHGNTIYKNASVGHSLSERRVGNILSLARLERRNLHMQLTCRAENNNLTTPIISSVVLDMNLRPLIVKLQGENRPLSAGNSYQLSCVVIGARPAPTITWWKGSSPMKSTHEIANPDGNMTTSVLTFTPTIDDRGKFLSCRAEQSMIPESGMEDGWKLDIYHIPVVSLELGTNSLNATLREGIDVFFECNIKSNPWIYKVSWRHNGAILANNPAEGIAVSNQSLVLQNASRARSGIYTCVGSNREGDGESNSVQLDIRFAPVCRGGQRTTYSSGRHETVKVACEIDANPMEATYVWKFNASQGETVDIPASQVAVDRGRSIAHYTPMTENDYGTLLCWATNEIGDQSDPCVYTIVPAGEPDPLLNCTVLNQTSTGFQIECIEGFDGGLQQDFIMEVYVNGTTRNPKVSRPNRPYFEVSGLVPGMGYNVFLIAQNSKGRSNATILQVYTLKDPEKQTVRITFTKFYQGRRPTTTAMATTSDCICDEEEFLGVGKGKGLGHDAGTAVQEQDEEQAEDLSLAYAPVIEDIRPFLGILAGIVGSVFLVALIIVIVVRVRGSTGRDRNNYSHPGSGGGGGTGSGATGSGGIGGPGGTPANGNGSLGLLASNNNGSLGIGGTLAHNGGQSVQDMHRIGRETCHVTSSLDSIDKNPDIIPQDGHDVDDEWTTKGHSRAYATAALAEQNAVITSSTYDHLMPTYAVVDKKTGGPPPGHGPYIQYNSLIPVSKMGAYANQHQQQQQQHPHPHQHQHQLQGVPHQQKTELSYSDLTAPMVGSAVGVQRLAPYCSATLGRPGRGQTELKRAEPNIYSQIDLAHHPMPMYSTSPMFATNSTITGVTMSHPSQMATFSPTPPPPIFTHSVMTATGEGGLLQPVTCMGLVAATSSGAGQQQHHQHQTTPNNGNGSIVGVNVGMSLYGSDVGKPQLLKTVPEEMHHQLNGEDVLIAQDRNHGTGTRF
- the LOC108160840 gene encoding uncharacterized protein LOC108160840 isoform X5, with the translated sequence MGQASLFCCHCCCLLVCLILSTLNGPAAGATRVRVSSSTTMTRNIEEENALLLLLAGPPVLSESIMGTVGQLPCNVTPPIYEDRVALVIWYKVGLKTPIYSVDTRDSNLALGTHWSDETYRERLSFHVEGRAGTLSIKSTTEDDTGEYRCRVDFQKSPTRNSKVNLTVIIPPESVIILDSKGATIKDHTLGPYNEGSAINITCVAIGGRPQPRVTWLHGNTIYKNASVGHSLSERRVGNILSLARLERRNLHMQLTCRAENNNLTTPIISSVVLDMNLRPLIVKLQGENRPLSAGNSYQLSCVVIGARPAPTITWWKGSSPMKSTHEIANPDGNMTTSVLTFTPTIDDRGKFLSCRAEQSMIPESGMEDGWKLDIYHIPVVSLELGTNSLNATLREGIDVFFECNIKSNPWIYKVSWRHNGAILANNPAEGIAVSNQSLVLQNASRARSGIYTCVGSNREGDGESNSVQLDIRFAPVCRGGQRTTYSSGRHETVKVACEIDANPMEATYVWKFNASQGETVDIPASQVAVDRGRSIAHYTPMTENDYGTLLCWATNEIGDQSDPCVYTIVPAGEPDPLLNCTVLNQTSTGFQIECIEGFDGGLQQDFIMEVYVNGTTRNPKVSRPNRPYFEVSGLVPGMGYNVFLIAQNSKGRSNATILQVYTLKDPEKQTDLSLAYAPVIEDIRPFLGILAGIVGSVFLVALIIVIVVRVRGSTGRDRNNYSHPGSGGGGGTGSGATGSGGIGGPGGTPANGNGSLGLLASNNNGSLGIGGTLAHNGGQSVQDMHRIGRETCHVTSSLDSIDKNPDIIPQGGLDGHDVDDEWTTKGHSRAYATAALAEQNAVITSSTYDHLMPTYAVVDKKTGGPPPGHGPYIQYNSLIPVSKMGAYANQHQQQQQQHPHPHQHQHQLQGVPHQQKTELSYSDLTAPMVGSAVGVQRLAPYCSATLGRPGRGQTELKRAEPNIYSQIDLAHHPMPMYSTSPMFATNSTITGVTMSHPSQMATFSPTPPPPIFTHSVMTATGEGGLLQPVTCMGLVAATSSGAGQQQHHQHQTTPNNGNGSIVGVNVGMSLYGSDVGKPQLLKTVPEEMHHQLNGEDVLIAQDRNHGTGTRF